The following proteins are encoded in a genomic region of Streptomyces sp. NBC_01723:
- a CDS encoding TetR/AcrR family transcriptional regulator — MSRRYDPERRQRLIDAAIRVVGRKGIAGLSHRTAAAEADVPLGSTTYHFATLDELLVAALRQANEGFAKVVAAHPGLSDPDADLPGELARVLGEWLAGDRTGVELEYELYLAALRRPALRPVAAEWAEGVADLLSHRTDPLTARALVALMDGVCLQVLLTDAPYDEEYTREVLARVIPPTPPDR; from the coding sequence ATGTCCCGCCGCTACGACCCCGAGCGACGCCAGCGCCTCATCGACGCGGCGATCCGGGTGGTCGGCCGCAAGGGCATCGCCGGTCTCAGCCACCGCACGGCCGCCGCCGAGGCGGACGTACCGCTGGGGTCGACGACGTACCACTTCGCGACCCTGGACGAGCTGCTGGTCGCCGCCCTGCGCCAGGCCAACGAGGGCTTCGCCAAGGTCGTGGCCGCGCACCCGGGCCTGTCCGACCCCGACGCCGACCTGCCCGGCGAACTGGCCCGCGTGCTCGGCGAGTGGCTGGCCGGCGACCGCACGGGCGTGGAGCTGGAGTACGAGCTGTACCTGGCCGCGCTGCGCCGCCCAGCCCTGCGTCCGGTGGCGGCGGAGTGGGCCGAGGGCGTCGCCGACCTGCTCTCCCACCGCACGGACCCGCTCACGGCGCGGGCGCTGGTCGCGCTGATGGACGGCGTCTGCCTCCAGGTGCTGCTGACGGACGCGCCGTACGACGAGGAGTACACGCGGGAGGTACTGGCTCGGGTGATCCCACCGACCCCACCGGACCGGTGA
- a CDS encoding endonuclease/exonuclease/phosphatase family protein translates to MASKSSTRLAALTVAAVCSAASTVVLTSPARAGSASEGPVRVHDIQGTTRLSPYAGRQVTDVAGIVTAVRGYGSSKGFWIQDPRPDADPATSEGVFVFTNAAPAVTVGDAVTVSGTVSEYVPGGTSSGNQSLTEITRPTVTVVSGGNALPAATTLSARSVPRAYAPEGDPAADGSVNGLRLRPDRYALDRYESLEGMTVRVADARVVGASDPYTELWVTVKPRENRNHRGGAVYGSYDAQNTGRLQIQSLGKPADFPDANVGDTLAGTTAGPLDYNQYGGYTLVASEIGALESGGTERESTRPQSGRELAVATYNVENLDPSDDTFAAHADAIVHNLQSPDIVSLEEIQDNNGATDDGTVAADATVGRLIDAIAAAGGPRYEWRGIDPADKADGGEPGGNIRQAFLFNPERVSFTDRAGGDATTATGVRRVRGEAELTYSPGRVDPANPAWENSRKPLAGEFVFRGRTVFVIANHFNSKGGDQGLTAQYQPPSRSSETQRHLQAKAVNTFVKDILAAQQNADVVALGDINDFEFSKTARILEDGGALWSAVKSLPRSERYSYVYQGNSQVLDQILVSPSIRWAGRLSYDSVHVNAEFHDQVSDHDPQVLRFRP, encoded by the coding sequence TTGGCCAGCAAGTCCTCCACGCGCCTCGCCGCGCTCACCGTCGCCGCAGTGTGCTCGGCGGCGTCCACCGTCGTCCTCACCTCGCCCGCGCGGGCCGGCTCCGCGTCCGAAGGCCCGGTGCGGGTCCACGACATCCAGGGCACCACCCGTCTGTCGCCGTACGCGGGCCGGCAGGTCACGGACGTGGCCGGAATCGTCACCGCCGTCCGCGGCTACGGCTCCTCCAAGGGGTTCTGGATCCAGGATCCGCGGCCCGACGCCGACCCGGCCACCAGCGAGGGCGTCTTCGTCTTCACGAACGCGGCCCCGGCGGTCACCGTCGGTGACGCGGTCACCGTCTCGGGCACGGTCTCCGAGTACGTCCCGGGCGGCACGTCCTCGGGCAACCAGTCGCTGACGGAGATCACCCGTCCGACGGTCACCGTCGTCTCCGGCGGCAACGCGCTCCCCGCGGCGACGACCCTCTCCGCCCGCTCCGTGCCGCGCGCGTACGCCCCCGAGGGCGACCCGGCGGCGGACGGGTCCGTCAACGGCCTGCGGCTGCGCCCCGACCGGTACGCCCTGGACCGCTACGAGTCGCTGGAGGGCATGACCGTCCGGGTCGCCGACGCCCGGGTGGTCGGCGCCTCCGACCCGTACACCGAGCTGTGGGTCACGGTGAAGCCCCGGGAGAACCGGAACCACCGCGGCGGCGCCGTCTACGGCTCCTACGACGCCCAGAACACCGGCCGGCTCCAGATCCAGTCGCTCGGCAAGCCGGCCGACTTCCCCGACGCCAACGTGGGCGACACCCTCGCCGGCACCACCGCGGGGCCGCTCGACTACAACCAGTACGGCGGCTACACGCTGGTGGCGAGCGAGATCGGCGCCCTGGAGAGCGGGGGCACCGAGCGGGAGTCGACCCGCCCGCAGAGCGGCCGGGAACTGGCGGTGGCGACGTACAACGTCGAGAACCTCGACCCGTCGGACGACACCTTCGCCGCGCACGCCGACGCGATCGTGCACAACCTGCAGTCGCCCGACATCGTGTCCCTGGAGGAGATCCAGGACAACAACGGCGCCACGGACGACGGCACGGTGGCCGCCGACGCGACGGTCGGCAGGCTGATCGACGCGATCGCCGCGGCCGGCGGCCCGCGCTACGAGTGGCGGGGCATCGACCCGGCCGACAAGGCGGACGGCGGCGAGCCCGGTGGCAACATCCGCCAGGCCTTCCTGTTCAACCCCGAGCGGGTCTCGTTCACGGACCGCGCGGGCGGCGACGCGACCACCGCGACGGGCGTGCGCAGGGTGCGCGGCGAGGCCGAGCTGACGTACTCCCCGGGTCGTGTCGATCCGGCGAACCCGGCCTGGGAGAACAGCCGCAAGCCGCTGGCCGGCGAGTTCGTCTTCCGCGGCCGCACCGTCTTCGTCATCGCCAACCACTTCAACTCCAAGGGCGGCGACCAGGGCCTGACGGCGCAGTACCAGCCGCCGTCGCGCTCCTCGGAGACCCAGCGCCACCTCCAGGCGAAGGCCGTGAACACCTTCGTCAAGGACATCCTCGCCGCGCAGCAAAACGCCGACGTCGTCGCGCTGGGCGACATCAACGACTTCGAGTTCTCGAAGACCGCGCGCATCCTGGAGGACGGCGGCGCCCTGTGGTCGGCGGTCAAGTCGCTGCCGAGGAGCGAGCGTTACTCGTACGTCTACCAGGGCAACAGCCAGGTCCTCGACCAGATCCTGGTCAGCCCGTCGATCCGGTGGGCAGGGCGGCTGTCGTACGACAGCGTGCACGTGAACGCCGAGTTCCACGACCAGGTCAGCGACCACGACCCGCAAGTGCTGCGGTTCCGACCGTGA
- a CDS encoding DUF3618 domain-containing protein produces MTDATSGDRPRTGSTAQPTGAKGPDELRRQIEQTRSQLGDTVEELAGKADVKGRAKARAADLRDKAGAMTVQLRSSASHAGHTVQDKAGRAGHSAEEHVPDRARGAVRTGLGHPRVLLVAGAAACALATAGVLRHRHQGHR; encoded by the coding sequence ATGACCGACGCGACGAGCGGGGACCGCCCGAGGACCGGTTCCACCGCGCAGCCCACCGGGGCCAAGGGCCCCGACGAACTGCGCAGGCAGATCGAACAGACCCGCAGCCAGCTCGGTGACACCGTGGAGGAACTGGCGGGGAAGGCGGACGTGAAGGGCCGCGCCAAGGCCCGGGCCGCAGACCTGCGGGACAAGGCCGGCGCCATGACCGTGCAACTGCGCAGTTCCGCCTCGCACGCGGGCCACACCGTGCAGGACAAGGCGGGCCGGGCCGGTCACTCCGCCGAGGAGCACGTGCCGGACCGGGCGCGCGGCGCCGTGCGGACGGGGCTGGGGCATCCGCGGGTGCTGCTGGTCGCCGGCGCGGCCGCGTGCGCCCTGGCCACGGCGGGTGTGCTGCGCCACCGCCACCAGGGGCACCGCTGA
- a CDS encoding TetR/AcrR family transcriptional regulator: MAQVRPMRADARRNRERLLAVAAEAFAERGEGASLDDIARRAGVGVGTLYRHFPTRQALLEAAYLDRIEAIAARADPIAAERAPGEALPAWLTELGVGMIQVRGMKALLGTAVDTACGECVRGAADRLVRAAQEAGTLRRDVEPVEVLRLVHGVVTAAEAAGGEDGGTAVRRYLSLLMEGLTRR; encoded by the coding sequence ATGGCGCAGGTCAGGCCCATGCGGGCGGATGCCCGGCGGAATCGTGAGCGGTTGCTCGCGGTGGCGGCGGAGGCGTTCGCCGAGCGTGGTGAGGGTGCCTCCCTGGACGACATCGCCCGGCGTGCGGGGGTGGGGGTCGGGACCCTGTACCGGCACTTCCCGACGCGGCAGGCGTTGCTGGAGGCCGCCTATCTCGACCGGATCGAGGCGATCGCGGCGCGGGCGGACCCGATCGCCGCCGAGCGCGCGCCGGGCGAGGCGTTGCCGGCGTGGCTGACCGAACTCGGCGTCGGGATGATCCAGGTCCGCGGGATGAAGGCGTTGCTCGGCACGGCCGTGGACACGGCGTGCGGTGAGTGCGTGCGGGGCGCGGCGGACCGGCTGGTGCGCGCGGCGCAGGAGGCGGGGACGCTGCGCCGGGACGTCGAGCCGGTCGAGGTGCTGCGGCTGGTGCACGGCGTGGTGACGGCGGCCGAGGCCGCGGGTGGGGAGGACGGCGGCACGGCCGTCCGGCGGTATCTGTCGCTGCTCATGGAGGGGCTGACACGGCGGTAG
- a CDS encoding antibiotic biosynthesis monooxygenase family protein, whose amino-acid sequence MTRRTDAHPVLDRPEVQAPFFSTWRVGTPERQRLTVDAVARTWERRPWPAGGLLGYHVYTGHDGGTLLHHSQWASEQAYEAFVKTHRQERVDEIDTAVPGIERLGLGRYRRYRSGTRESGTAPVPGCVVIVDVEFESPDPGRQRAWVDAVFEALESEPEQHPGGISAHFHLSTDGTRVLNYAEWESAQAHMDALDAPGEGIGSATAAWRRVQNWPGLKSSTVARYDHALGLAPR is encoded by the coding sequence ATGACCCGCCGTACCGACGCACACCCCGTACTCGACCGTCCCGAGGTCCAGGCGCCCTTCTTCAGCACCTGGCGGGTGGGCACCCCCGAACGGCAGCGCCTCACCGTCGACGCCGTCGCCCGCACCTGGGAGCGCCGACCGTGGCCCGCCGGCGGCCTGCTCGGCTACCACGTCTACACCGGCCACGACGGCGGCACGCTGCTCCACCACTCGCAGTGGGCGAGCGAGCAGGCCTACGAGGCCTTCGTGAAGACCCACCGCCAGGAGCGCGTCGACGAGATCGACACCGCCGTGCCGGGCATCGAGCGGCTCGGCCTCGGCCGGTACCGGCGCTACCGCAGCGGCACCCGCGAGAGCGGGACCGCGCCCGTCCCGGGGTGCGTCGTGATCGTCGACGTCGAGTTCGAGAGTCCCGACCCCGGCCGCCAGCGCGCCTGGGTCGACGCCGTCTTCGAGGCACTGGAGAGCGAACCGGAGCAGCACCCCGGCGGTATCTCCGCCCACTTCCACCTCAGCACCGACGGCACCCGCGTCCTGAACTACGCGGAGTGGGAGAGCGCCCAGGCCCACATGGACGCCCTCGACGCACCCGGCGAGGGGATCGGCTCGGCGACGGCCGCGTGGCGGCGGGTCCAGAACTGGCCGGGCCTGAAGAGCAGTACGGTCGCCCGCTACGACCACGCCCTCGGCCTCGCACCCCGCTGA
- a CDS encoding TerD family protein, with protein MTPGSNIPLSAARVTVDVAAPVRLDVSGLLLTADGKVRSDDDFIFYNQPTGQGVTYRSGGGTAPDAIVVDTAAVPPGIEKIVVTASPDAAGQTFQGIEPTATIRNADDQSVLATFTPPQLAAETALVIVEVYLRNGAWKARAVGQGYANGLAGIATDFGVTVEEPAPAAPPAQPQAATPPPPPAAAPTMPAAPPAAPPAPPTPAPGAGKINLDKGRVSLQKNQTVSLVKGGRPVLSQVKMGLGWEPAYRGKDIDLDASVIAYGPQRNHIDSCYFGKLSIVNGAIKHSGDNLTGEGGGDDEVIVVDLGRLPQEVSGLVFTVNSFSGQKFTEVAKAYCRLIDAASGEELVRFDLTSAEPQTGVMMAKLIRQYSGEWEMTAMGDFVKSRTVRGMVKPAGQAL; from the coding sequence ATGACCCCCGGCTCGAACATCCCCCTCTCCGCCGCCCGCGTGACGGTGGACGTCGCCGCTCCCGTGCGGCTCGACGTATCGGGCCTGCTGCTCACCGCCGACGGCAAGGTGCGCTCCGACGACGACTTCATCTTCTACAACCAGCCCACCGGCCAGGGCGTGACCTACCGCTCCGGCGGCGGCACCGCCCCGGACGCGATCGTGGTCGACACCGCCGCCGTCCCGCCGGGCATCGAGAAGATCGTCGTCACCGCGAGCCCGGACGCCGCGGGCCAGACCTTCCAGGGCATCGAACCGACCGCCACCATCCGCAACGCGGACGACCAGTCCGTCCTCGCCACCTTCACGCCCCCGCAACTCGCCGCCGAGACCGCGCTGGTCATCGTGGAGGTCTACCTGCGCAACGGCGCCTGGAAGGCCCGCGCGGTCGGCCAGGGCTACGCCAACGGCCTGGCCGGCATCGCCACCGACTTCGGCGTCACGGTGGAGGAGCCCGCCCCGGCCGCTCCCCCGGCCCAGCCCCAAGCGGCCACCCCGCCGCCCCCGCCCGCCGCCGCGCCCACGATGCCCGCCGCTCCGCCCGCGGCACCGCCGGCCCCGCCCACCCCCGCCCCGGGCGCCGGGAAGATCAACCTGGACAAGGGCCGGGTCAGCCTCCAGAAGAACCAGACCGTGTCCCTCGTCAAGGGCGGCCGGCCGGTGCTCTCGCAGGTCAAGATGGGTCTCGGCTGGGAGCCGGCGTACCGCGGCAAGGACATCGACCTGGACGCGTCCGTCATCGCCTACGGCCCGCAGCGCAACCACATCGACAGCTGCTACTTCGGCAAGCTCTCCATCGTGAACGGCGCGATCAAGCACTCCGGCGACAACCTGACCGGTGAGGGCGGCGGCGACGACGAGGTGATCGTCGTCGACCTCGGCCGGCTCCCGCAGGAGGTCAGCGGCCTGGTCTTCACGGTGAACTCCTTCTCCGGCCAGAAGTTCACGGAGGTCGCCAAGGCCTACTGCCGCCTCATCGACGCCGCGAGCGGCGAGGAGCTGGTCCGCTTCGACCTCACCAGCGCCGAACCGCAGACCGGCGTGATGATGGCGAAGCTGATCCGCCAGTACTCCGGCGAGTGGGAGATGACCGCCATGGGCGACTTCGTCAAGTCCCGCACGGTGCGGGGCATGGTGAAGCCGGCCGGCCAGGCGCTGTAG
- a CDS encoding phage holin family protein: protein MTGTMHTRPVHDEHHSVGELVGQATEQLSRLVRQEVSLAKLELAEKGKRAGRGGGMLGAAGAVAYVGLFALAGTATAALSLVLPVWAAALIVTAALFVIAGILAATGRAQLRRAVPPKPEEALGSVRADVDQIRERAHR, encoded by the coding sequence GTGACCGGAACCATGCACACCAGGCCGGTGCACGACGAGCACCACTCCGTGGGCGAACTCGTCGGTCAGGCCACTGAGCAGCTCTCCCGGCTCGTGCGCCAGGAAGTGTCCCTCGCCAAGCTGGAGCTGGCGGAGAAGGGCAAGCGCGCGGGGCGCGGCGGCGGCATGCTCGGTGCCGCGGGCGCCGTCGCGTACGTCGGTCTGTTCGCCCTCGCCGGTACGGCCACCGCCGCGCTCTCGCTGGTGTTGCCCGTGTGGGCCGCGGCGCTCATCGTGACGGCGGCGCTCTTCGTGATCGCCGGCATCCTCGCCGCGACCGGTCGCGCCCAGCTCCGTCGAGCCGTACCCCCCAAGCCCGAGGAGGCCCTCGGCAGTGTCAGGGCCGACGTGGACCAGATCAGGGAAAGGGCGCATCGATGA
- a CDS encoding alkaline phosphatase PhoX: protein MSLTRRDFTSRSALTGAGVALAGSVGALATAPNALAFTEAESAPDEHGSGHDHHHGGVGYGPLIPDPDGILALPAGFRYEIITYSGRTRLETGEYTPSNHDGTAAFDGPRGTTLLVNNHELGGHRDDWPHPVPLTEGLVYDPAAAGGCTVVEVRRGGHVAEWVGIAGTATNCAGGSTPWGTWLTGEETEDRAGEEGMTKDHGYVFEVDPEDRRANRNPKPVKAFGRYAHEAVVIDPRRGHAYLTEDASGPNGLLYRWTPPEHFRHGRGRLRGLADDAGVLQAFKCFDSGGKFVDDLSRATRTGTVYGVDWVDVPDRDARTTSVRKQFAAGEVTRARKLEGMWWADGGTYVVSSYARDESPGRPHDGQVWFYDPKRRTLTLKVLLGVNTDPSADGAFDGPDNITVSPYGGLVIAEDGEGVQHLFGATDSGRTYPIARNELNIGDEDDPSYSEFTGVTFSPDGRTLYANIQTPGIMLAITGPWKRQRK from the coding sequence ATGTCGCTCACCCGCAGGGACTTCACCAGTCGATCCGCGCTCACCGGCGCCGGAGTGGCACTGGCGGGCAGCGTCGGCGCCCTCGCCACCGCCCCGAACGCCCTCGCGTTCACGGAGGCCGAGAGCGCGCCCGACGAGCACGGCAGCGGGCACGACCACCACCACGGCGGCGTCGGCTACGGGCCGCTGATCCCCGACCCCGACGGCATCCTCGCGCTGCCCGCCGGCTTCCGCTACGAGATCATCACCTACTCCGGGCGGACCCGGCTGGAGACCGGCGAGTACACCCCGTCCAACCACGACGGCACGGCCGCCTTCGACGGCCCGCGCGGCACCACGCTCCTCGTCAACAACCACGAACTCGGCGGCCACCGCGACGACTGGCCGCACCCCGTCCCGCTCACCGAGGGCCTCGTCTACGACCCGGCCGCCGCCGGCGGCTGCACCGTCGTCGAGGTCCGGCGCGGCGGACACGTCGCCGAATGGGTCGGCATCGCGGGCACCGCCACCAACTGCGCCGGCGGCAGCACCCCGTGGGGCACCTGGCTGACCGGCGAGGAGACCGAGGACAGGGCCGGCGAGGAGGGGATGACCAAGGACCACGGCTACGTCTTCGAGGTCGACCCCGAGGACCGGCGCGCCAACCGGAACCCCAAGCCGGTCAAGGCGTTCGGCCGCTACGCCCACGAGGCCGTCGTCATCGACCCCAGGCGCGGCCACGCCTACCTCACCGAGGACGCCTCCGGCCCCAACGGCCTGCTCTACCGCTGGACCCCGCCGGAGCACTTCCGGCACGGCCGGGGGCGGCTGCGCGGCCTCGCCGACGACGCCGGGGTCCTCCAGGCCTTCAAGTGCTTCGACTCCGGCGGCAAGTTCGTCGACGACCTCTCCCGGGCGACCAGGACCGGCACGGTCTACGGCGTCGACTGGGTCGACGTCCCCGACCGCGACGCGCGGACCACGTCGGTGCGCAAGCAGTTCGCCGCCGGGGAGGTCACCCGCGCCCGCAAGCTGGAGGGCATGTGGTGGGCGGACGGCGGCACGTACGTCGTCTCCTCCTACGCCCGTGACGAGAGCCCGGGCCGCCCGCACGACGGGCAGGTCTGGTTCTACGACCCCAAGCGCCGCACCCTGACGCTGAAGGTCCTCCTCGGCGTCAACACCGACCCGTCCGCCGACGGCGCCTTCGACGGCCCCGACAACATCACCGTCTCCCCGTACGGCGGCCTGGTCATCGCCGAGGACGGCGAGGGCGTCCAGCACCTCTTCGGCGCGACCGACAGCGGACGCACCTACCCCATCGCCCGCAACGAACTGAACATCGGCGACGAGGACGACCCGTCGTACAGCGAGTTCACCGGCGTCACCTTCTCCCCCGACGGCCGCACCCTGTACGCCAACATCCAGACGCCCGGCATCATGCTGGCGATCACGGGGCCCTGGAAGCGTCAGCGGAAGTAG
- the dapA gene encoding 4-hydroxy-tetrahydrodipicolinate synthase: MTTDDDRPAPPPFGRALCAMITPFTDSGALDLDGAQRLADRLVAAGCDGLVLSGTTGESPTTTDAEKSALVTAVREAVGNRAALVAGVGTADTRHTVELALAAEKAGADGLLVVAPYYSRPPQDALEAHFREIADASGLPLALYDIPGRTGTRIEPDTLVRLADHPRVVAVKDCSYDLLGTQKVLSRTGLAYYAGCDEQILALYALGAAGYVSTVANVVPGLFRALLDAFDAGDTGEAARLQRRALTLIEPMMAAGLPGTVTAKALLGALGLPSGPVRAPLRAADRETTDALLAAYRGLTSETAQFQA, from the coding sequence ATGACGACAGACGACGACCGCCCCGCTCCTCCCCCCTTCGGCCGTGCCCTGTGCGCGATGATCACGCCCTTCACCGACTCCGGGGCGCTGGACCTCGACGGCGCCCAGCGGCTCGCCGACCGGCTGGTGGCGGCGGGCTGCGACGGCCTGGTGCTGTCCGGCACCACGGGCGAGTCGCCGACCACCACGGACGCCGAGAAGTCGGCGCTGGTGACGGCGGTGCGGGAGGCGGTCGGGAACCGTGCGGCACTGGTCGCCGGGGTGGGCACGGCGGACACGCGGCACACCGTCGAGCTGGCCCTGGCCGCGGAGAAGGCCGGCGCGGACGGACTGCTGGTGGTCGCGCCGTACTACAGCCGCCCCCCGCAGGACGCCCTGGAGGCGCACTTCAGGGAGATCGCGGACGCCAGCGGACTCCCCCTCGCCCTGTACGACATCCCCGGCCGCACCGGCACCCGCATCGAGCCCGACACCCTCGTCCGCCTCGCCGACCACCCGCGCGTCGTCGCCGTCAAGGACTGCTCCTACGACCTGCTGGGCACCCAGAAGGTCCTGTCCCGCACCGGCCTGGCGTACTACGCGGGCTGCGACGAACAGATCCTCGCCCTGTACGCGCTCGGCGCCGCCGGATACGTCAGCACCGTCGCGAACGTCGTCCCGGGGCTGTTCCGCGCCCTCCTCGACGCCTTCGACGCGGGGGACACCGGAGAGGCCGCACGCCTCCAGCGGCGGGCGCTCACCCTGATCGAGCCGATGATGGCGGCGGGCCTGCCCGGCACGGTCACCGCGAAGGCGCTGCTCGGCGCACTGGGCCTGCCGTCCGGCCCGGTCCGCGCACCCCTGCGGGCCGCGGACCGGGAGACGACCGACGCACTGCTGGCGGCATACCGGGGACTGACGTCCGAGACGGCTCAGTTCCAGGCGTAG
- a CDS encoding DMT family transporter codes for MGYLLLAGAIAAEVAGTTAMKYSEGFSRLVPSLLTALGYVLSFALLAQTLKVLSVGTAYAIWAGVGTAAIATIGVAFMGEGMTLTKAAGIALIIIGVVVLNLGGAH; via the coding sequence ATGGGATATCTGCTCCTGGCCGGAGCCATCGCCGCCGAGGTCGCCGGAACCACCGCCATGAAGTACAGCGAGGGCTTCAGCAGGCTGGTCCCCTCGCTGCTGACGGCGCTCGGGTACGTGCTCTCCTTCGCGCTGCTCGCGCAGACCCTGAAGGTGCTGTCCGTCGGCACCGCCTACGCCATCTGGGCGGGCGTGGGCACGGCCGCGATCGCCACGATCGGGGTGGCGTTCATGGGGGAGGGGATGACGCTCACCAAGGCCGCCGGGATCGCGCTGATCATCATCGGGGTCGTCGTCCTCAACCTGGGCGGCGCGCACTGA
- the dapD gene encoding 2,3,4,5-tetrahydropyridine-2,6-dicarboxylate N-succinyltransferase has product MTDTTAPRTTGAVAAGLATIAADGTVLDTWFPAPELSAEPGPSGTQRLTAEQAADLLGAGAAAAVGPDARRGVEVVAVRTVISSLDEKPVDTHDVYLRLHLLSHRLVKPHGQSLDGIFAHLANVAWTSLGPVAVDDVEKVRLNARAEGLHLQVTSIDKFPRMTDYVAPKGVRIADADRVRLGAHLSDGTTVMHEGFVNFNAGTLGTSMVEGRISAGVVVGDGSDIGGGASTMGTLSGGGNVRIVIGERCLVGAEAGVGIALGDECVVEAGLYVTAGTRVTMPDGQIVKARELSGASNILFRRNSVTGTVEARPNNAVWGGLNEILHSHN; this is encoded by the coding sequence ATGACCGACACGACTGCTCCCCGCACCACCGGCGCCGTGGCCGCCGGGCTTGCCACCATCGCCGCCGACGGCACCGTCCTCGACACCTGGTTCCCGGCTCCCGAACTGTCCGCCGAGCCGGGCCCGTCCGGTACCCAGCGCCTCACGGCCGAACAGGCCGCCGACCTTCTCGGCGCCGGCGCGGCCGCCGCGGTCGGTCCGGACGCCCGCCGCGGTGTCGAGGTGGTCGCGGTCCGTACGGTCATCTCCTCGCTGGACGAGAAGCCGGTCGACACGCACGACGTCTACCTGCGCCTGCACCTGCTCTCCCACCGCCTGGTCAAGCCGCACGGCCAGAGCCTGGACGGCATCTTCGCCCACCTCGCCAACGTCGCCTGGACCTCGCTGGGCCCGGTCGCCGTCGACGACGTCGAGAAGGTCCGCCTCAACGCCCGCGCCGAGGGCCTGCACCTTCAGGTGACCTCGATCGACAAGTTCCCGCGCATGACGGACTACGTCGCCCCCAAGGGCGTGCGCATCGCCGACGCCGACCGGGTCCGCCTCGGCGCGCACCTCTCCGATGGCACGACCGTGATGCACGAGGGCTTCGTCAACTTCAACGCGGGCACGCTGGGCACCTCGATGGTCGAGGGCCGCATCTCCGCCGGCGTCGTCGTCGGCGACGGCTCCGACATCGGCGGCGGCGCCTCCACCATGGGCACGCTCTCCGGCGGCGGCAACGTGCGCATCGTCATCGGCGAGCGCTGCCTGGTCGGCGCCGAGGCGGGCGTGGGCATCGCGCTCGGCGACGAGTGCGTGGTCGAGGCCGGCCTCTACGTCACCGCCGGCACCCGCGTGACCATGCCCGACGGCCAGATCGTCAAGGCCCGCGAACTCTCCGGCGCCTCCAACATCCTCTTCCGCCGCAACTCGGTCACGGGCACGGTCGAGGCCCGCCCGAACAACGCGGTGTGGGGCGGCCTGAACGAGATCCTCCACAGCCACAACTGA
- a CDS encoding GTP pyrophosphokinase, whose product MKEETGSGTDWTAAYSAVRNTYERYCQKLQDLLALVLETYGIEYVQMEGRAKDVASFTEKIQRKGGKYGDPLAEVTDLAGIRIIAYYVEDVERIASIIRQEFSVLEEHSGDKQAELADNEFGYASFHLVLELPEKRSSLLEWQEFAGRKAEIQVRTALQHAWAAVNHKLDYKKSQDSPRELRRRLFRLSALFELADEEFSKIRLEGQRISADYVREVRSGTYDLEVNVDSVTAWIREDPLVARVRQVAHRIGWPLLGDSDPVPPVDRRDLVHFLNTQDMTRIGDLRDALDQGETLIEPVLRRFIDDEEEPHPTSMEDLMTQFLLVYKKAPVEVWNAYYEPTDAFSAARDLVP is encoded by the coding sequence GTGAAGGAGGAGACGGGGTCCGGGACGGATTGGACCGCCGCCTACTCGGCGGTGCGGAACACGTACGAGCGGTACTGCCAGAAGCTCCAGGATCTGCTCGCGCTGGTGCTGGAGACGTACGGCATCGAGTACGTGCAGATGGAGGGCAGGGCCAAGGACGTCGCGAGTTTCACGGAGAAGATCCAGCGGAAGGGCGGGAAGTACGGCGATCCGCTGGCCGAGGTGACGGATCTGGCGGGGATCCGCATCATCGCGTACTACGTGGAGGACGTGGAAAGGATCGCGAGCATCATCCGGCAGGAGTTCTCCGTGCTGGAGGAGCACAGCGGTGACAAGCAGGCGGAGCTGGCGGACAACGAGTTCGGGTACGCGTCGTTCCACCTGGTTCTGGAGCTGCCGGAGAAGCGGAGTTCACTTCTCGAGTGGCAGGAGTTCGCCGGCCGCAAGGCGGAGATCCAGGTGCGGACGGCGCTCCAGCACGCGTGGGCCGCGGTCAACCACAAGCTGGACTACAAGAAGTCCCAGGACAGCCCCAGGGAGTTGCGGCGGCGCCTGTTCCGGCTCAGTGCCCTCTTCGAGCTGGCAGACGAGGAGTTCTCGAAGATCAGGCTCGAGGGGCAGCGGATCTCCGCCGACTACGTCCGCGAGGTGCGCAGCGGCACCTACGACCTGGAGGTCAACGTCGACTCCGTGACGGCGTGGATCCGCGAGGATCCCCTGGTGGCGCGGGTGCGGCAGGTCGCCCATCGGATCGGCTGGCCGCTGCTCGGCGACTCCGACCCCGTACCGCCCGTGGACCGCAGAGACCTGGTGCACTTCCTGAACACGCAGGACATGACCCGCATCGGTGACCTGCGGGACGCCCTGGACCAGGGCGAAACCCTGATCGAGCCCGTCCTGAGACGGTTCATCGACGACGAGGAGGAACCGCACCCCACCTCCATGGAGGACCTGATGACGCAGTTCCTCCTCGTGTACAAGAAGGCCCCCGTGGAGGTCTGGAACGCCTATTACGAGCCCACGGACGCGTTCTCGGCGGCGCGCGACCTGGTGCCGTAG